The genomic region ATTCGCAATATTTTCGTGAACTCGACCGATCCGCTCGATTAACTTGAGCCAGTTTTTCGACCCCTTCTGCTTCCCTTTTAGCCTACGTTGCAGCGATTTCAGCTTGCGGTGCAGCTTATTGAAGAAACGAGGACGAGAAACCTGCTCGCCATCAGAGGTGGATAGAAAATACTCCAGACCCACATCCAGCCCCAGGGCATGACCTTCTGGCGGGATGTCGGGTACATCAACGTCAGCTTTTAGAATCAGCATGGCGTACCAGCCTGAATGTTTCCGCACGACCCGAACAGCTTTTAGAGCAAAGCCCTCTGGGATGGGGCGATGCAAGTTGATAGGCACCTGGCCGATTTTTGGCAGCTTAATGCTGTTGCCATCAATCGCCTCACCTTTGATCTGCGGAAACAGAAATGACCGCATCCGACCAAATTTCTTGAACCGAGGAAACCCAGTTCGCTTTTGGTGGAATGCGACGAAAGCAGCATCAACCCTCCCCATGACATCCTGAAGCACCTGAGAATGAACCGCTTTGAGTTCAGGATTGGTTTTCTTAGCTTCAGTTAACGCCTTTTTCTGACGGTAGTAATTGGGATAGGGGGTGTCGGCTGGAATGATGTACTCCTTCTGGAGAGTGCAAGCATTGACCGAGCACTTCCGACTGTCGATCCAGTCCTTGCGCTCTCCGACCGCATAGTTGTAGACCTGGCGGCAAGTCTCCAGCCAATTCAGCATCTGGAGTTCTTGTTCGAGATCTGGGTAAATCCGGTATGAGTAGGTCAATACAAGCATGTAGGTATTATAACTTAGGAGAAACAGCAATGTTCCCTAGAAAATCGCGAAAGAGTATGGCGACTGCGTTCCACTCCATCGCCTCGGCTTTCATCCCGATACTCACGCTTCGCGTAGAGTGCGGGGCTTCCCGCCGATTAAGCTAAAGGTCGCCGGGGGGTTGTCGATCGTGTATAGTTTTATCTCATTGAGTTAAGAAAATGATACAATCAAAGACAGAAGAACCCCAATAATAATTGCAAATTAAATCCACTCCTACAATTTAGAGGCGAAAAAAGGCGTGAGTTCTCATCCACTTGCTCGACTCCGACGCTACGATCCCGAAGCGATCGCGAGCTATTACCGCTATCGTCCCTGGAAAGTCATTTGGCGAACCCTCGTTGCCTTCTGGTATTTTGCCAGTTTTGTTTTAGGCTTGAAATGGGATGAATGGCGCGATCGCGTCGAGAACAACAAGGGCAAACGGGCCAGACAACTGCGAGACATCCTCACCCATCTCGGACCGACCTTTATCAAAGTCGGACAAGCCCTTTCCACCCGACCGGATCTCGTTCGCAAAGACTTCTTAGAAGAACTGGTCAAACTTCAAGATAAACTCCCTCCCTTCGATACCCCTCTGGCGCGATCGATTATCGAACGGGAACTCGATCGCCAGATCGAAGACATCTATGCCGAATTCTCCGAAAACCCCGTAGCCGCAGCCAGTTTGGGACAAGTTTATAAAGCCCGACTCCACGGCGGCGAAACGGTGGCGGTCAAAGTCCAACGCCCCAACCTCAAACCCACCCTCGCCCTCGACCTCTATATTTTACGCTTGGCGGCCCGGTTACTGCGGCCCTGGCTGCCCCTCAATTTAGGTCACGATCTCGCCACGATCGTAGACGAATTCGGGATCAAACTGTTTGAAGAGATCGACTATCTCAACGAAGCGCGCAACGCCGAAAAATTTGCCGCTAACTTTAGCGAAAACCCCCAAGTCAAAGTCCCGCAAATCTATTGGCGCTATACCAGCAGCCGCGTTTTGACCCTCGAATGGATCGACGGGTTCAAACTGACAGGAATGCAAGAAATCGAAGACGCGGGCATCGATCGCAACGCCGTCATCGAAATTGGCGTCACCAGTGGCTTGCAACAGCTCCTAGAATTCGGTTTTTTCCATGCGGATCCACACCCGGGTAACCTATTCGCCACCCGGGATGGCAGTATGGCCTACATCGATTTCGGCATGATGGACCAACTCGACGAGCAGACGAAAGAAAACCTCGTCGATGCGGTGGTTCATTTAATCAATAAAGACTATCTGGATCTGGCGCAAGATTTTGTCAAATTGGGTTTTTTAACCCCAGAAACCGACATTTGGCCGATCGTTCCGGCTTTAGAAGAAGTGTTGGGGGATATTGTCGGTCAAAGCGTCCGGGAGTTTAATTTTAAAACCGTCACCGATCGCTTCTCCGAATTGATGTACGATTACCCGTTTCGGGTTCCGGCTAAATTTGCCTTAATCATTCGTTCCGTGGTCACCCAAGAAGGGCTGGCCCTGAGCATCGATCCGGAGTTCAAAATTGTCGATATTGCCTATCCTTACGTGGCGCGGCGCTTACTGCAAGGGGAATCGCCGCAACTGCGACGGCGCTTGTTAGAAGTGCTGTTTAAAAACGGTAAATTCCAATGGCATCGCCTGGAAAACATGATCGCGATCGCCCGTTCCGACGGCAACTTCGACTTGTTACCCACCGCCGGACTCGGCTTGCAATATTTACTCTCGGAAGAAGGGGCCTTCTTGCGGCGCCAACTGTTACTGGCCCTGACCGAAGACGATCGCCTGCATACCGAAGAAGTTCAAAGCTTGTGGAACTTAGTGAAAGACGACCTCAAACCCGCACGCTTGTTCGATGCGGCCCTCGGAGCGATCGCCCACTTGTCCGGGGAAAGTGCGGCAGCTTTACTGCCTTCGGTGGCGACCCTGGCGGCGTTTAAGAGCGAATCTTAGCTCGGAGATCGCCCCCCGACGGCCATAACGCGCTACACTGCTCGATCGTCGAACCCCGACGGTTTGACCGTAACCGTTAAACCTAAAACTCAAGCTAAAACAAGGAGTCTTCGTGTCTATTTTTCCCGAACCGCCCTACTTTCTCCTCCTCGCCAGTCTGCTGGCGGGAATCGCTTCCGGGGTGGCGTTCAAAGCTGCTCTGGAACAGTTTGTCAGACAGTGGTCGCGCGATCGCTCTAATTTAACTCTTTCGCGAGACAAAGGCTGGGAACTGCAACTGCCGTTTTTAGGAATGGCGGGGGGAATTTGCGTCTTCCTCGCCTCGGGGTTGCAAATTTTTGGTTTTCCGACCAATTTCTCCTATATTGCTTCTTTACCGCTCACGGTTCTCACCGCTTGGTTGGTTTGGTGGCAACTCGGCAAGTTGTTAGTGGAACTCGAACGCGGCGGATCTAAAGCCCTCGACCTCGACGGTTTCGTGTAGGAAAAAGGGGAGAGAACGGCGGGCGCGATCGCGGTCGAGGGCTCGCCGAGTCGCCCGCCTGCCGCGATCTGCCGCTTCAGTCGAGCCAATTAATATCGTTTTTCGCCAACGGATCCGGCAGCACCTTGTCCGACGGCCCCGGGCGCCGGGGAATCAGGGCGATCGCCCCTTGCGAGGGACCGGGCGATCGGTCTTTCACCTCGTCGAGTTCGTGCTTTAACTGTTCGTTTTCTTCAGCTAAATGCAGGGCGTCCGCTTTCGTTTGTTCTAAATCTCGATTCAGTCTTTCCGCGTGTTTTAAATCGGCTTTGAGTTGCTTGACTAACTCTTTTTGTTCCGCAAGATCGCTTTTGAGCTTGTCCCGTTCTTTTTCTAATTTAGAATAACTTTTCTCGGCAGTTTTAAGGTCGCCTTGCAGCTTTTGAATTAAGTTTTCTTGTTCTTCTAACCCAGCTTTTAATTCGCTTTCGGCTTGTTGCCAGCCTTCGCGAGCTAGGCGATCGCCTTGTTGTAAACTCTCTTCTAACTCTTGGGCGCGCTGTTGTTCGTCTTTTAGTTTGCCTTCGAGATCGGCGATCGCGCGATCGTAAACTTTTTCATTTTCCAGAGCTTCTTGTAACGCCGTCTTCAACTCGGTGACGGCAGCTTTCAAGGCTTCGGGATGGTCGCCGATCGCTTCAACCGACGCCGTCGCCTCCGAGGAAGCTTCCGTCTCTCCGGATTGCGGCGATCGCCCGGCTTCTTCTCGAATTAAATCGGTCAAACGCTTCTTAGCCATCAATTCCTCCAGTCTCGCTGTAATTCATTGGCTACCCGGCGGTAATCCGCCTCCGCTTCTTTGGCATTTTTGCCCCGCCACCGACCGATGGGCAATCCTTCGAGGGCCGCTCGTTCGTGAGCTTTATACGATCGCACGAACGCATGACACGCGGGAATTCCCAACTCCAATAACGTATTCTGCGCTTCCAGTGCTTCCTTGAGACTGCGCGAATCGACGCGGGTCAACAAAACCCGATGGGCCACCCCGACAGGCATGACAGCTTCGCGAACCGTATCGATCAGCGCCGCTAAATCCATCGGCGCCGGAGGGGTCGGCAACAGTAAATAATCGGCACAAGCGACGACGGCGGCTAACGCTTCCGAACGTAATGCGGGGGGGGTATCTACTAAAATCAGATCGTAGCCTTCAACCTGGCGCAAGCGCCCCAAGAGCTTCGGATCGCTTTCTTGAGCGATATCGAAGTCCAAATCGCGATCGCCGCGCTGCACCCACCAGGTCGCGGATCCTTGAGGGTCGGAATCGACCAGTAACACCCTATACTTAGGGGCTAAAGCCGCCGCGAGGTTGACGGCGGTGGTAGTTTTGCCGACGCCGCCTTTACCGTTGGCGATCGCAACCACTCTCGACGGGTGTTGTTGGCGACGGGCAGAGGGTTGGGCGGGAGATGTTCTGGGCAAGGCTACGAATCCTTCAATGCATGGGAGGCGATCGCTTTCAATATACCGCTTTATCGGGGCGTTTCCCCGGTGGATCTGGCAAGCGATCGTCTCGGCGCCTGCGTTTTCAAATCTAAACCCATTCACCGAAGATGACGCGATCGCGACCTCCGTTCGTTTCCGCCCAAGACCACCCCCTCGGCGTCCGCCGGGATTGGATCTGGCGGGGCTATCAAATCCGCTATACCTACATCCGATCGCGCCGACGGCGATCGCACAGCCTGCCGATCCTGCTGCTGCACGGGTTCGGTTCGGCCCTGGGTCAGTGGCGCGCCAACTTGCATCCCTTAAGCGAAGATCACACCGTCTACGCCCTCGACTTCCTCGGGTTCGGCGCTTCCGAAAAAGCCTCGACCCATTACCGAGTCGGACTGTGGGCCGATTTAGTTTACGATTTTTGGCACAACTTCATCGGACGCGAGGCGATCGTCGTCGGTCACTCCCTCGGATCCTTAGTCGCCTTAACCGCCGTCGCCACCTATCCCGAAATGGCGCGAGGGCTGGCCCTGCTGACCTTACCCGACCCGCAACCGCGCCAACCCCCGGCGTGGGCGCGCGCCTTAGAACGCTTTTTCTCGTCGCCGATCTTGCTGTGGCCCTTGTTTCAACTGGTCCGCCAGCCCGGATTTTTACGCAAAGTTTTGCGAAGTCTCTACACCCGGGACGAATTGGTCGATCGCGAATTGGTCGAGTTATTTGCAGCCCCAGCGCGCGATCGCGGCGCCTTGGAAGTCTTTTACCGCCTGTCTTTATCGCGCAACGATCCGGACTACAGCCCCGACGTGGCGGAATTACTCTCGCCCTTAACTTTGCCGATCTTGTTAATTTGGGGAGAATCCGATCGGGTGATTCCTTTCGCGGGAGCCAGTCGGATCGTACCGTTAAACCCCCGGATAAAATTAGTGTCGGTTCCCGACACCGGACACGTCCTTTACGACGAACGACCCGAAGCGGTCAACGACGCTATTTTAGGCTGGATTGACGGAGAAATGCGATCGGCGCGTTCTCAATAAAAACGGGCAATCCGCCGTTAGCCCAGGGACGCCGTAGGCGTTAGGGGTCGCTAAGGGCAACGCGCTGCCGTCGGACGCCAATTTTCGGGACAATTGCGTTAAAAGGTGTTGCGTTCGCGCCGTCAACCGAGACAATCGCGCGGATCTCGGCTATCAATAGATCTATGTTCCCCGCTCTAAGTTCCGTCGTCCGATCGCCGGAACCCCGGCGGCGAAGCGCGATTCTCCTGGGGAGACCCTGCGCGAACGCATCTACTCCATTCGTCCCGGCGAGCCAGTCGATCTCGCGGCAACCTCAGAAAAAGCCGCGCGTCCTCTGGGATTGTCCTGCGGGTTAAAATGTTTAAATTTCTACCTAAAGTTTCTTAAACTCACTCACTTTTTATGCTATGATAGAGATTTGAGTAATTTTAGAAAGATTGAAGCCGCAAAAATCGCGGATTTCACCATCTCCATTGTTTTCTGCTAGTCTTTATGGTAATTGAAGT from Oxynema aestuarii AP17 harbors:
- a CDS encoding RNA-guided endonuclease InsQ/TnpB family protein: MLVLTYSYRIYPDLEQELQMLNWLETCRQVYNYAVGERKDWIDSRKCSVNACTLQKEYIIPADTPYPNYYRQKKALTEAKKTNPELKAVHSQVLQDVMGRVDAAFVAFHQKRTGFPRFKKFGRMRSFLFPQIKGEAIDGNSIKLPKIGQVPINLHRPIPEGFALKAVRVVRKHSGWYAMLILKADVDVPDIPPEGHALGLDVGLEYFLSTSDGEQVSRPRFFNKLHRKLKSLQRRLKGKQKGSKNWLKLIERIGRVHENIANYRLDWQFKLAHHLCDRAGIIFVEDLDFRTLAKGFLGQQMVDAGLGQFVNIVLPWVCWKRGVYYSKVNPRGTSQECPECGAQVRKELKDRIHHCGECGSIKPRDVASAQVIRNRGLSVVGLTADEIACGRVLSGALPRQDRTKQVVAGAIR
- a CDS encoding ABC1 kinase family protein, with product MSSHPLARLRRYDPEAIASYYRYRPWKVIWRTLVAFWYFASFVLGLKWDEWRDRVENNKGKRARQLRDILTHLGPTFIKVGQALSTRPDLVRKDFLEELVKLQDKLPPFDTPLARSIIERELDRQIEDIYAEFSENPVAAASLGQVYKARLHGGETVAVKVQRPNLKPTLALDLYILRLAARLLRPWLPLNLGHDLATIVDEFGIKLFEEIDYLNEARNAEKFAANFSENPQVKVPQIYWRYTSSRVLTLEWIDGFKLTGMQEIEDAGIDRNAVIEIGVTSGLQQLLEFGFFHADPHPGNLFATRDGSMAYIDFGMMDQLDEQTKENLVDAVVHLINKDYLDLAQDFVKLGFLTPETDIWPIVPALEEVLGDIVGQSVREFNFKTVTDRFSELMYDYPFRVPAKFALIIRSVVTQEGLALSIDPEFKIVDIAYPYVARRLLQGESPQLRRRLLEVLFKNGKFQWHRLENMIAIARSDGNFDLLPTAGLGLQYLLSEEGAFLRRQLLLALTEDDRLHTEEVQSLWNLVKDDLKPARLFDAALGAIAHLSGESAAALLPSVATLAAFKSES
- a CDS encoding ParA family protein, which codes for MPRTSPAQPSARRQQHPSRVVAIANGKGGVGKTTTAVNLAAALAPKYRVLLVDSDPQGSATWWVQRGDRDLDFDIAQESDPKLLGRLRQVEGYDLILVDTPPALRSEALAAVVACADYLLLPTPPAPMDLAALIDTVREAVMPVGVAHRVLLTRVDSRSLKEALEAQNTLLELGIPACHAFVRSYKAHERAALEGLPIGRWRGKNAKEAEADYRRVANELQRDWRN
- a CDS encoding alpha/beta fold hydrolase, whose product is MTRSRPPFVSAQDHPLGVRRDWIWRGYQIRYTYIRSRRRRSHSLPILLLHGFGSALGQWRANLHPLSEDHTVYALDFLGFGASEKASTHYRVGLWADLVYDFWHNFIGREAIVVGHSLGSLVALTAVATYPEMARGLALLTLPDPQPRQPPAWARALERFFSSPILLWPLFQLVRQPGFLRKVLRSLYTRDELVDRELVELFAAPARDRGALEVFYRLSLSRNDPDYSPDVAELLSPLTLPILLIWGESDRVIPFAGASRIVPLNPRIKLVSVPDTGHVLYDERPEAVNDAILGWIDGEMRSARSQ